Part of the Crossiella cryophila genome, CCCGAACGAACTGCCCGAGGGCGAACGCCGCCGCGCGCTGGAGGCCGGTGAACCCCTGCTGCGCGCCGGCGGGGTGCCCGCGGCCCAGCAACTCCGCGAGGCCCGCGACGCCGCCTCGGCGAACTGGGAGAACACCCCCGAATCGCTCAAGGAGCTGTTCCGGGTCCGATTCCTGGAGTCCAGCGCGGCCGGCCTGCTCGGCATGGCCGAGGGCCTGCGCCGCGAACCGGACCTGGTAGGCAGGCTGGCCGCGGCCCTGCGCACCGGCGGCACCCCGGCGCTGGTGGTCTGCGGCGAGCACGACGACGCCTGGTCGGTGGCCACCCAGCGGGACATGGCCGACCGCCTGGACGCCGATTTCGCCGTGGTCGCCGGGGCCGCGCACTCGGCCAACACCGAGAACCCGGAAACCCTGCTGGCCACCCTGCTCCCGACCTGGCGGGCCTGGCTGGCCTAAAGTCGCGACCGTGCTCCGCCACGTCACCGCGACCAGATACGTCACCCCGCTGCGCGAGGGTGGTTCGCTGCCCGGCCTGATGGAGGCCGACGACCTGGGCACCTACGTGGTGAAGTTCCGGGGTGCGGGGCAGGGGCGCAAGACGCTGGTCGCCGAGGTGGTCACCGGGGAGCTGGCGCGGGCGCTGGGGCTGCCGGTGCCGGAGCTGGTGACCGCTCAGGTGGACCAGGCGCTGGCGCCGAGTGAGCCGGACGAGGAGGTCCAGGACCTGCTCAAGGCCAGCCACGGGCTGAACCTGGGTATGGACTTCCTGCCGGGTGCGCTGGACTTCGACCCCGGCGCGTTCACCGCCGAGCCGGACTTCGCCGGGCGGGTGCTGTGGTTCGACGCGCTGACCGGCAACGTGGACCGGTCCTGGAAGAACCCGAACATGCTGTACTGGCACGGGAAACCGCAGCTCATCGACCACGGCGCCACGCTGATCTTCCACCACAACTGGCCGGGCGCGGCGGCCTCGGCGGCTCGGCCGTACAAGGCCTCCGACCACCTGCTGATCGAGTTCGGCCCGGACGTGCCTGCCGCCGACGCGGCACTGGCCCCGCTGGTCACCACCGAGTTGCTCACCGAGGTGCTGGCCAAGGTCCCGGACGACTGGCTCGCTGACGAACCCGGTTTCGACAGCACCGACGAGCTGCGCCGGGCCTACGTCAACCAGCTGAGCGCCCGCCTCGCCGCCCGCGAAGCCTGGCTGCCCGGTCTGGTGGAGACGGCGGTGAACCGGGGAAACGACCGGGTGGTCCCGGAACGGGGCCAGAACCGGCCGGAGTGGCTCAAGCACCTGCCGGGGGACGTGCGATGACCGAGCAGCGCTACCCCTTCGAGTACGCCGTGCTGCGGGTGATCCCCCGGGTCGAACGCGGTGAGTCCATCAACGCGGGCGTGCTGGTCTACTGCCACCGCCTTGGCTACCTGGGCTCCCGGGTGCACCTGGACCAGGACCGGTTGCGGGCGCTGGATCCCACCGCGGATCCGGTGGCGATCTCCTCGGTGCTGCGCTCGCTGGCCGGGGTGTGCTCGGACGCGGCGGTCGGGCCGACCGCGGAGCAGAGCATCGGGCAGCGGTTCCGCCAGCTCACCGCGCCGAAGAGCACGGTGATCCAGCCCGGTCCGGTGCACACCGGCCTGACCACCGACCCGGCCGCGGAGACCGAACGCCTGCTGCGCCTGCTGGTGCTGCCCTAGCCGCCCAGCGCGGCGGTCAGTTCGGTCCGGCCGGAGACGCCGAGCTTGCGGTAGGCGTTGGTCAGGTGCATCTCCACCGTGCGCACGCCCACGGTCAGTTCGGCCGCGATCTGCGGGTTGGACCGGCCGTCCGCGGCCAGTGCGGCCACCCGCCGCTCGGTGCCGGTCAGCGCCGCCGGACCGGTGTGCTCGGCCCGCCGCTGCCGCCCGCCGGCCGCCCGCAACCCGGCCTTTGCCCGGCGGCCCACCGCGATCGCGCCGCACTGCTCGGCCACGGCCAGCGCCCGGCGCAGGGTCTCCCGCGCGGACTGCTCCGCGCCCAGCCGGTGCCGCAGCAGCCCCAGGTCGGCGAGCACCTCGGCGTGCACCAGGCCCACTTCGGCCTGTTCGACCACGGCCAGCGCCTCGGCCAGCAAAGCCTCCCCGGCCCGGCCGCCGGTGACCGTACCCGCCACCCGCAGCACCGTGCCCAGCGTCCAGGGCAGCCCCCACTGCCGGGCCGCGGCCAGCTCCGGGGCGAGGGCGGTCAGTGCCTCGCTCCGGCGGCCCGCGGCGTGCAGGGCGAGGGCCTGGTAGCCGCGCCAGGGGATCACCGCCGGGTTGCGCACGTCCCAGACGGCGAGCCTGCGGCCGCATTCGGTGAAGTCGGCCAGTGCGCCGTCCAGGTCGCCCAGCGCCAGCCGGAGCCTGCCGCGCACGTCCAGGACCTGGTTGAAGTGCCAGAGTTCCGGGAGTTCGCCGTCCAGTTCCATCCGGTAGAGCAGTTCGAGGGCGTCGTCGGTGCGGTCCAGGGCGAGCAGCACGTCCAGGTAGTGCGCGTACCGGTGCGCGGCCAGGGGTTGCCAGCCGGGATCGCGGTCGCCGATGGACTCCTCGGCGTCGGCCAGCGCCAGGTCGAGCCTGCCCTGGCGGAGCCGGACCTGGACGCGCAGGCAGGTGGACAGCGCGTAGCGCAGGAAGGAGCCCTGCCGCCGGGCGTGCGTGACCGCCTCGCTGGTCACCGCGGCGGCCCGGTCCAGGTCGTCGCAGCGGATCAGGGTCATCACCGCGGACATGTGCGGGCCCCAGTGCTCGGTGTAGAGCGCCGGACCGGCCAGTGCCCGCCGGGCCTGGGCCACCGCCAGCGCGGGTGAGCCGAGCCGGAACACCTCGTGGCAGGAGCGCAGGCCGAGCAGGCCGGACTCATCCGTCTCGGCCACCGCGGCCAGCCGCTGGGTGATCATCGGCGCGGTGCCGCTGTGCTGCCAGCCCAGGAAGTACAGCTCGCTCTGCAGGTAGCCGTGCGCGCTGCCGCCCTCGGCCGCGGTCACCGCGGCGGTGATCAGGGACAGGCCCTCGGCACCGCGGCCGACGGTGAGCAGCGCCCTGGCCAGGTCCACGGTCAGCCCCGGTTTGGCCTGGTCCTCGGCGCGCTCGTGCGCGATGCCCAGGGTGCGCACCGCGGCCAGTCCGTCGAAGTGCAGCTGCGCCCGGCCCAGTTCGGCGTGCAGCTCCGGCGCGACCTCCGGGCCCTCCTCGATCGCGCGGGCCAGGTAGGCGGCGCTGGTCTCCGGCGCGCCCCTGGTCCTGGCCACCGCGGCCGCCGCCCGCAGCGCGGTCACCCGCCAGGTCACGCCGGCGGGCGCCACCGGCAGCAGGTGGGTGGCCACCTGGTCCGGTCCGGCCCGCTCGAACCCGGCCGCGCGGGCCTGCATCAGCTCGGCCACCCGCTCGTGCAGCGCGGAACGTGCCCCGGTCGGCAGATCCCGGTAGACCACCTCGCGCACCATCGGATGCACGAACCGCGGACCGTCCACAGCGAACAGTCCCAACGCGACCAACCGCCGCACACACGCCTGCACCTGCGGCCCGCCCAGCCCGGTCAGCCGCTCGACCTGGGCCAGGGTGGCCGCCGGACCGAGCACCGCGACCGCGTCGGCGACCTGGCCGGTCTCCGGCGGGCACCGGCGCAGCCGCCCGAGCACGCCGGTGGCGATCGCGGCCACCCCGAACTCCGGCACCAGCCCGGTCTCCTCGGCCGCCCCGGTGACCCGGTGCGCGCGCAGGCCGCGGAGCAATTCGGTCAGCAGCAACGGATTCCCGCCGGTGGAGTCCACACAGGCGGCCGCGAACTCGGCCGCCACCGGCCCGCCCAGCTCGACCCTGGCCAGGTCCCCGACGGCGGTCGCGCTCAACGGCTCCGGCCGCAGCACCTGACACAGTGGACTGGCCAGGATCTCCTCCACCGCCCGCGGATCGGCCGGGGTCTCCCCCGCGCGCACCGCGAGCAGCAGGCCGACCGGCAGCCCGTCCAGCCGCCGGGCCAGGTAGGCCAGCCAGCGCAGCGAGGACAGGTCGGCCCAGTGCACATCGTCGACCAGCACCAGGAACGGCCCGTGGTCGGCGAATCCGGCCAGCAGCCAGTAGAGCCCGTGCAGGGCCGCGCCGAGCGCGTCCGCGGGCACCGCGTCCACCGGACCGGGCGCCTCCTCCAGCACCGGCCGGGCGAACCGGGCCGGGCCGGTGAACCACTGCTCCCGGCGGGCCGCCCCGGCCGCGGCCAGTCGCGGTTCGATCAGCTGGCGCACCACGCCGAAGCCGAACTGCCGCTCCAGCTCGCTGCCCACCCCGGTCACCACCGGCAGCCCGGCCACCTCGGCCCGCGCCCGCACCGAACGCAGCAGCGTGGTCTTGCCGATCCCGGCCGGGCCGTCGAGCACGACCAGCGCCGAGCCACCGTCCCGCACCCGGCGCACCAGGTCCTCGAGCACGGCGAGTTCGGCCCCCCGTTCCAGCACGGTCCGCTCCGGCATGCGCTCCCCTCGGCTTTGTGCCGATGCTAGTGAGCGGCCGCGGGTGCGACCGCTCACATCCGATTTTCGAGTCAATACCCCAACCGAAGGACTTACCGAAGCCATAGGCCGCCGCCGCAGGTCGGCACCCCCGTCCGCCTGGCCCGGCCGAACCCGTTGTGCCACCGGCAAACCCCACGGTTGCCAGGACCGCTCGCCGGTGCCTGGATGGACCCGGACGAAAGGACGTGCCGGTGCGGGTGGCGGTGATCGGGGGCGCGGGGTTCGTCGGCGCCCGCCTGATCACCGAGCTGGCCGCCCAGGGCCACCGCGTGCTCAGCCCGGCGGCCCGGGAGATCGAGGTCCTCTTCCTCACCGCCCGGCTCAGCCCGGCCATCCTGCGCCGGATCCTGGCCTGCGCCCCGCGCCGCCTGGTCTGCCTCAGCTCGGACGCCGCCGTGCAGCACGGCCAACCCCTGGTCGAGGCCACCGAACTCAGCCCGCGCCAGCCCCGTTCGCCCTCACCAAGGGCCGCCGCCACGGCCCGCGCCGAAGCCGCGTTGCTGGCCACCGGCCTGGCCCCGGTGCTGATCCGGCCAAGGCTGTTGTGGGGCGCGGGCGATGCACGCACGCCCCGGCTGCGCGCGGCGGTGCGCGCGGACCGGTTCCGCTGGATCGGCGGCGGTTCCCAGCTCACCGACACCACGCACGTGGCCAACGCGGTGCACGCACTGCTGCTGGCCGCCCGGCGTGGCCGTCCGGGCGAGAGTTACTTCGTCACCGACCACGACCCGGTGGCCTACCGGCACTTCATCGCCGACCTGCTCGCCGCCGACGGCCTGACCGCCCCGACCAGGTCGATCTCCTACCGCCGGGCGCATGCCCTGACCGCGCTCAGCGAGACCAGCTGGCAGGCCCTGCGGCTGCCCGGCCCGCCGCCGCTGGACTACCTGACGCTGTGGCGTGCGGGCCTGACCGGCACCCTGGACATCAGCAAGGCCCGCGTCCAGCTCGGCTACGAACCGGTGCGCACCCGCGGTCAGGGCCTGGCCGAACTACGCGACGACCTGGCCTACGCGGTCTAGCTCCACCACCACAGCCACAGCGCGGCCCCGGCCACCACCAGCACGCCGATCCCGGCGCCCCAGGCCCCGGCCCCGGTCCGCCGGTCGGCGAAGAACTGCAGCAGCACCGCCAGCACCGCGGCCACCACGTGCCCGATCACCGCGAACCAGCCCGGCCCGGCCCAGGACTCGGTGGCGGCGAAGATCTGCGCGCCGATCACCAGCACCGCCAGCAGCACCACCGCGGCCGCCACCGACCCGCTCAGGCCGCGCAGCACCGCACCCAGCCGGACCCGGCGCGGTGTCTCGTCCAATGCTCCGGTCATGGGGCCAGCATCGCCCACGGCTCGATCTCCGGTGCGGCCGCCCGGCCTTCCGGGCAGTGCCTGCGGAAATCGCACCAGGTGCAGTGCCGTCCGGTCACCGTCGGGAACAACGCCTCCCGGTCGCCACCGGCGGCCAGCTCCTCCCCGGCCGTGGCCAGCTCGTCGGCGGCCTCCTCGGCGCGGCGGACCTGGCGGGCCAGCGACTCGTCGGTGTGCTCCC contains:
- a CDS encoding HipA family kinase, producing MLRHVTATRYVTPLREGGSLPGLMEADDLGTYVVKFRGAGQGRKTLVAEVVTGELARALGLPVPELVTAQVDQALAPSEPDEEVQDLLKASHGLNLGMDFLPGALDFDPGAFTAEPDFAGRVLWFDALTGNVDRSWKNPNMLYWHGKPQLIDHGATLIFHHNWPGAAASAARPYKASDHLLIEFGPDVPAADAALAPLVTTELLTEVLAKVPDDWLADEPGFDSTDELRRAYVNQLSARLAAREAWLPGLVETAVNRGNDRVVPERGQNRPEWLKHLPGDVR
- a CDS encoding alpha/beta fold hydrolase, producing MSVLPYSQLSPHRARRVDLAGDYGPIAALHAVPSAAADRGAIAVLLPGYTGSKEDFVPLLDPLAEAGFTAYAIDLPGQYESPGPDDPSAYLPAALGGVIAKLLTQLAAGGRKVLLLGHSFGGLVARGAVLSGVRVDGLTLLSSGPNELPEGERRRALEAGEPLLRAGGVPAAQQLREARDAASANWENTPESLKELFRVRFLESSAAGLLGMAEGLRREPDLVGRLAAALRTGGTPALVVCGEHDDAWSVATQRDMADRLDADFAVVAGAAHSANTENPETLLATLLPTWRAWLA
- a CDS encoding NAD-dependent epimerase/dehydratase family protein; protein product: MRVAVIGGAGFVGARLITELAAQGHRVLSPAAREIEVLFLTARLSPAILRRILACAPRRLVCLSSDAAVQHGQPLVEATELSPRQPRSPSPRAAATARAEAALLATGLAPVLIRPRLLWGAGDARTPRLRAAVRADRFRWIGGGSQLTDTTHVANAVHALLLAARRGRPGESYFVTDHDPVAYRHFIADLLAADGLTAPTRSISYRRAHALTALSETSWQALRLPGPPPLDYLTLWRAGLTGTLDISKARVQLGYEPVRTRGQGLAELRDDLAYAV
- a CDS encoding DUF3037 domain-containing protein, which produces MTEQRYPFEYAVLRVIPRVERGESINAGVLVYCHRLGYLGSRVHLDQDRLRALDPTADPVAISSVLRSLAGVCSDAAVGPTAEQSIGQRFRQLTAPKSTVIQPGPVHTGLTTDPAAETERLLRLLVLP
- a CDS encoding ATP-binding protein, yielding MPERTVLERGAELAVLEDLVRRVRDGGSALVVLDGPAGIGKTTLLRSVRARAEVAGLPVVTGVGSELERQFGFGVVRQLIEPRLAAAGAARREQWFTGPARFARPVLEEAPGPVDAVPADALGAALHGLYWLLAGFADHGPFLVLVDDVHWADLSSLRWLAYLARRLDGLPVGLLLAVRAGETPADPRAVEEILASPLCQVLRPEPLSATAVGDLARVELGGPVAAEFAAACVDSTGGNPLLLTELLRGLRAHRVTGAAEETGLVPEFGVAAIATGVLGRLRRCPPETGQVADAVAVLGPAATLAQVERLTGLGGPQVQACVRRLVALGLFAVDGPRFVHPMVREVVYRDLPTGARSALHERVAELMQARAAGFERAGPDQVATHLLPVAPAGVTWRVTALRAAAAVARTRGAPETSAAYLARAIEEGPEVAPELHAELGRAQLHFDGLAAVRTLGIAHERAEDQAKPGLTVDLARALLTVGRGAEGLSLITAAVTAAEGGSAHGYLQSELYFLGWQHSGTAPMITQRLAAVAETDESGLLGLRSCHEVFRLGSPALAVAQARRALAGPALYTEHWGPHMSAVMTLIRCDDLDRAAAVTSEAVTHARRQGSFLRYALSTCLRVQVRLRQGRLDLALADAEESIGDRDPGWQPLAAHRYAHYLDVLLALDRTDDALELLYRMELDGELPELWHFNQVLDVRGRLRLALGDLDGALADFTECGRRLAVWDVRNPAVIPWRGYQALALHAAGRRSEALTALAPELAAARQWGLPWTLGTVLRVAGTVTGGRAGEALLAEALAVVEQAEVGLVHAEVLADLGLLRHRLGAEQSARETLRRALAVAEQCGAIAVGRRAKAGLRAAGGRQRRAEHTGPAALTGTERRVAALAADGRSNPQIAAELTVGVRTVEMHLTNAYRKLGVSGRTELTAALGG